The Lysinibacillus pakistanensis genome includes a window with the following:
- a CDS encoding DUF4183 domain-containing protein, which produces MALSIINIHVNVTGTSTRFFNVLAANLAVTDGTTIAATAFLDDSGNAATAFPVVTNGYYNFYINGVLQEGDSYTISATELTFNGVTGTITVGTPLVVEAVELVTQT; this is translated from the coding sequence ATGGCACTTTCAATTATCAATATTCATGTAAATGTTACTGGCACTTCGACTAGATTCTTTAATGTTTTAGCAGCAAATTTAGCTGTCACAGACGGTACTACTATTGCTGCAACTGCCTTTCTAGACGATAGTGGAAATGCTGCTACTGCTTTCCCTGTGGTAACTAATGGCTACTATAATTTCTATATTAATGGTGTATTACAAGAAGGTGATTCATATACAATTTCTGCAACAGAGTTAACATTTAATGGCGTTACTGGTACAATCACAGTTGGAACTCCATTGGTAGTGGAAGCTGTAGAATTAGTTACACAAACTTAA
- a CDS encoding DUF4183 domain-containing protein — translation MDLQKLMCDTCCENNRVFWPRIKAVDIGSIHSPSEVTPVGTIIPTINRYFYIVTEDIDLTNGVTLPANLFTDDNGDPVTEFTLFNPNGYVNLYINAVMQEGGAYKVTPDSLTLNPFNATIFAGTPIIIESLGFQKM, via the coding sequence ATGGACCTACAAAAATTGATGTGTGACACTTGCTGTGAAAATAACCGAGTTTTTTGGCCCCGTATAAAAGCTGTTGACATAGGTTCTATTCATTCTCCTTCAGAGGTTACCCCTGTAGGGACCATTATTCCAACTATAAATAGATATTTTTATATTGTTACAGAAGATATTGATTTAACAAATGGAGTAACCCTTCCAGCTAATTTATTTACAGATGATAATGGCGATCCAGTAACCGAATTTACGCTTTTTAATCCTAATGGCTACGTCAATCTTTACATTAATGCTGTAATGCAAGAAGGAGGCGCATATAAGGTAACTCCAGATTCATTAACCCTTAACCCATTTAATGCAACTATTTTTGCTGGAACTCCAATAATTATAGAATCATTAGGTTTCCAAAAAATGTAA